The proteins below come from a single Stomoxys calcitrans chromosome 1, idStoCalc2.1, whole genome shotgun sequence genomic window:
- the LOC106089362 gene encoding uncharacterized protein LOC106089362, with product MFSKKSFVAAIFVVCYLGALCERGNATYCSLDRMKKLAMEACEHLFETFDVRERRSIDHEHGVNSVETSARERFYHYVRRSSYPQGGYLKMGLNHYRKLSQLDISPRYKAKKLSQLQQEEKMRFKRNEESYSNSISYCCYHKCDEDFFC from the exons aAGTCGTTTGTTGCTGCCATTTTTGTCGTATGCTACCTAGGAGCGTTGTGTGAACGTGGCAATGCCACCTATTGCTCACTGGATCGCATGAAGAAATTGGCTATGGAAGCCTGTGAGCATCTTTTCGAAACATTCGATGTTCGGGAGAGGCGATCCATAGATCATGAACATGGTGTGAACAGTGTTGAAACCTCAGCAA GAGAAAGATTTTATCATTACGTTAGGCGTAGCTCTTATCCGCAGGGAGGCTATTTGAAAATGGGTCTCAATCACTATCGAAAACTAAGCCAACTGGACATCAGCCCCCGCTACAAGGCCAAGAAGTTGTCGCAATTGCAACAGGAGGAGAAAATGCGTTTCAAACGCAACGAGGAAAGCTATAGCAACAGCATTTCGTACTGCTGTTACCACAAGTGCGATGAGGATTTCTTTTGCTGA